A genomic region of Staphylococcus roterodami contains the following coding sequences:
- the lexA gene encoding transcriptional repressor LexA: MRELTKRQSEIYNYIKQVVQSKGYPPSVREIGEAVGLASSSTVHGHLSRLEEKGYIRRDPTKPRAIEIVSEQTNDNINMEETIHVPVIGKVTAGIPITAVENVEEYFPLPEHLTSTHNSDIFILNVMGDSMIEAGILDGDKVIVRSQTIAENGDIIVAMTDEDEATVKRFYKEKNRYRLQPENSTMEPIYLDNVTVIGKVIGLYREM, encoded by the coding sequence ATGAGAGAATTAACAAAACGACAAAGCGAAATATATAATTATATTAAACAAGTTGTTCAATCGAAAGGTTATCCACCTAGTGTTCGTGAAATTGGCGAAGCGGTTGGTTTAGCTTCAAGTTCAACAGTTCATGGTCATCTTTCACGCCTTGAGGAAAAAGGATATATTAGACGAGATCCAACGAAACCTCGTGCAATCGAAATTGTCAGTGAACAAACAAATGATAACATTAATATGGAAGAGACAATCCATGTTCCAGTAATTGGTAAAGTTACTGCTGGTATTCCAATTACTGCAGTTGAAAATGTAGAAGAATATTTTCCATTACCAGAACACCTAACATCAACGCATAATAGCGATATATTTATTTTAAATGTTATGGGTGACAGTATGATTGAAGCCGGTATATTAGATGGAGATAAAGTAATTGTTCGAAGTCAAACGATTGCAGAAAATGGTGATATCATCGTTGCAATGACAGATGAAGATGAAGCAACGGTTAAACGTTTTTATAAAGAAAAAAATCGATATCGTTTGCAACCTGAAAATAGCACAATGGAACCAATTTACCTCGATAACGTTACAGTTATCGGTAAAGTAATTGGTTTGTATCGTGAAATGTAA
- a CDS encoding DUF896 domain-containing protein: MSNSDLNIERINELARKKKTEGLTQEEAKEQTALRKAYLESFRKGFKQQIENTKVIDPEGNDVTPEKIKEIQEKRDNQN; the protein is encoded by the coding sequence ATGAGTAATTCAGATTTGAATATTGAAAGAATAAATGAATTAGCTAGAAAGAAAAAAACAGAAGGATTAACACAAGAAGAGGCTAAAGAGCAAACAGCTTTAAGAAAAGCTTATCTTGAAAGTTTTAGAAAAGGATTTAAACAACAAATAGAAAATACAAAAGTGATTGATCCGGAAGGAAATGATGTTACACCCGAAAAGATCAAAGAAATACAGGAAAAAAGAGATAATCAAAATTAG
- the mscL gene encoding large conductance mechanosensitive channel protein MscL, with protein MLKEFKEFALKGNVLDLAIAVVMGAAFNKIVTSLVENIIMPLIGKIFGSVDFAKEWSFWGIKYGLFIQSIIDFIIIAFALFIFVKIANTLMKKEEAEEEAVVEENVVLLTEIRDLLREKK; from the coding sequence ATGTTAAAAGAGTTCAAAGAATTTGCCTTAAAAGGTAATGTCTTAGACCTAGCTATCGCTGTTGTAATGGGCGCAGCTTTCAACAAGATTGTAACTTCATTAGTTGAAAATATAATTATGCCATTGATTGGTAAAATTTTCGGTTCAGTTGATTTTGCTAAAGAATGGTCATTCTGGGGAATTAAATACGGTTTATTTATTCAGTCAATAATTGACTTTATTATTATCGCATTTGCTTTATTCATCTTCGTTAAAATCGCTAATACTTTAATGAAGAAAGAAGAAGCAGAAGAAGAAGCTGTTGTAGAAGAAAATGTAGTATTATTAACTGAAATTAGAGATTTATTACGCGAAAAAAAATAA
- a CDS encoding YneF family protein — protein sequence MATWLAIILIIVALILGLIGGFLLARKYMMDYLKKNPPINEEMLRMMMMQMGQKPSQKKINQMMTMMNKNMDQNMKSAKK from the coding sequence ATGGCAACTTGGTTAGCAATTATTTTAATAATAGTAGCTTTAATTTTAGGTTTAATTGGTGGTTTCTTATTAGCAAGAAAATATATGATGGATTACTTGAAGAAAAACCCACCAATCAACGAAGAAATGCTTCGTATGATGATGATGCAAATGGGTCAAAAACCTTCTCAAAAGAAAATTAATCAAATGATGACGATGATGAATAAAAATATGGATCAAAATATGAAGAGTGCGAAAAAGTAA
- the tkt gene encoding transketolase, which translates to MFNEKDQLAVDTLRALSIDTIEKANSGHPGLPMGAAPMAYTLWTRHLNFNPQSKDYFNRDRFVLSAGHGSALLYSLLHVSGSLELEELKQFRQWGSKTPGHPEYRHTDGVEVTTGPLGQGFAMSVGLALAEDHLVGKFNKDGYNVVDHYTYVLASDGDLMEGISHEAASFAGHNKLSKLVVLYDSNDISLDGELNKAFSENTKERFEAYGWNYLLVKDGNDLEEIDQAITKAKSQEGPTIIEVKTTIGFGSPNKAGTNGVHGAPLGEDERKLTFENYGLDPEKRFNVSEEVYEIFQTTMLQRANEDESKWNELLEKYAEAYPELAEEFKLAVSGKLPNNYKDELPRFELGHSGASRADSGAIIQAISKTVPSFFGGSADLAGSNKSNVNNAIDYSSETPEGKNVWFGVREFAMGAAVNGMAAHGGLHPYGATFFVFSDYLKPALRLSSIMGLNATFIFTHDSIAVGEDGPTHEPIEQLAGLRAIPNMNVIRPADGNETRVAWEVALESESTPTSLVLTRQNLPVLDVPEKVVEEGVRKGAYTVYGAEETPEFLLLASGSEVSLAIEAAKDLEKQGKSVRVASMPNWNAFEQQSDEYKESVIPSSVTKRVAIEMASPLGWHKYVGTAGKVIAIDGFGASAPGDLVVEKYGFTKENILNQVMSL; encoded by the coding sequence ATGTTTAATGAAAAAGATCAATTAGCTGTTGATACGTTACGTGCTTTAAGTATCGACACAATCGAAAAAGCAAATTCTGGTCATCCAGGATTACCTATGGGAGCTGCCCCAATGGCTTATACTTTGTGGACACGCCATTTAAATTTCAATCCACAATCAAAAGATTACTTTAACAGAGATCGTTTCGTACTATCAGCTGGACATGGTTCAGCATTATTGTATAGTTTGTTACATGTATCAGGAAGTTTAGAATTAGAAGAATTAAAGCAATTTAGACAATGGGGTTCTAAAACACCAGGTCATCCTGAATACAGACATACTGATGGTGTAGAAGTTACAACTGGTCCACTTGGTCAAGGATTTGCTATGTCAGTTGGTTTGGCATTAGCCGAAGATCATTTAGTTGGTAAGTTTAACAAAGATGGATACAATGTTGTAGATCATTACACATATGTATTAGCTTCTGATGGTGATTTGATGGAAGGTATCTCACATGAAGCTGCTTCATTTGCTGGTCATAACAAACTAAGTAAATTAGTTGTACTATATGATTCAAATGATATCTCACTTGATGGTGAATTGAATAAAGCATTTTCAGAAAATACTAAAGAACGTTTTGAAGCATATGGTTGGAACTATTTATTAGTTAAAGATGGCAATGATTTAGAAGAAATTGATCAAGCCATTACTAAAGCTAAATCTCAAGAAGGTCCAACTATTATCGAAGTTAAAACGACAATCGGCTTTGGTTCTCCAAATAAAGCAGGTACTAATGGTGTTCATGGTGCGCCTTTAGGTGAAGACGAAAGAAAATTAACTTTCGAAAATTATGGTTTAGATCCTGAAAAACGTTTCAATGTTTCTGAGGAAGTTTATGAAATTTTCCAAACTACAATGTTACAACGTGCTAATGAAGACGAGTCTAAATGGAATGAATTATTAGAAAAATATGCTGAAGCTTATCCTGAATTAGCCGAAGAATTTAAATTAGCAGTTAGTGGAAAATTACCTAATAATTACAAAGATGAATTGCCTCGATTTGAATTAGGTCATAGCGGTGCATCTCGTGCTGATTCTGGAGCAATCATTCAAGCTATTAGTAAAACTGTCCCTTCATTCTTTGGAGGATCAGCAGACCTTGCTGGTTCAAATAAATCAAATGTAAATAATGCAATTGACTATAGTTCTGAAACACCAGAAGGTAAAAATGTATGGTTTGGTGTACGTGAATTTGCAATGGGAGCTGCTGTTAATGGTATGGCTGCTCATGGAGGTTTACATCCATATGGAGCAACTTTCTTCGTATTTAGTGATTATTTAAAACCAGCATTGCGTCTATCATCAATTATGGGATTAAATGCAACATTTATCTTTACACACGACTCAATTGCAGTTGGTGAAGATGGTCCTACGCATGAACCAATTGAACAATTAGCTGGGTTAAGAGCTATTCCTAATATGAATGTTATCCGTCCTGCAGATGGAAATGAAACTAGAGTAGCTTGGGAAGTTGCATTAGAATCAGAATCAACTCCAACTTCATTAGTATTAACACGTCAAAACTTACCAGTATTAGATGTACCTGAAAAAGTAGTTGAAGAAGGTGTGCGTAAAGGTGCATATACAGTTTATGGCGCTGAAGAAACACCAGAATTCTTATTATTGGCATCTGGTTCAGAAGTTAGCTTAGCAATTGAAGCTGCAAAAGATCTTGAAAAACAAGGTAAATCTGTACGCGTAGCTTCTATGCCTAACTGGAATGCATTTGAACAACAATCTGATGAATATAAAGAATCAGTTATTCCGTCAAGTGTAACTAAGCGTGTCGCTATAGAAATGGCTTCACCACTTGGATGGCATAAATATGTAGGTACAGCTGGCAAAGTTATCGCTATTGATGGCTTTGGTGCAAGTGCGCCTGGTGATTTAGTAGTTGAAAAATATGGATTTACTAAAGAAAATATTTTAAACCAAGTAATGAGCTTATAA
- a CDS encoding exonuclease SbcCD subunit D gives MKIIHTADWHLGKILNGKQLLEDQAYILDKFVEQMMIEKPDVIVIAGDLYDTTYPSKDAIMLLERTIGKLNLELNIPIIIISGNHDGKERLNYGASWFEHSQLYIRTDFTTIKSPITINEVNFYTLPYATVSEMKHYFEDESIENHQQGVSRCIDEIQHLLDPKAINILIGHLTVQGGKTSDSERPLTIGTVESVQKNVFNVFDHIMLGHLHHPFSINDKKIKYSGSLLQYSFSEVGQSKGYRRITIDGDDISDKFIPIEPRRQLEIITGEYNEVINEKVAVKNKENYFHFKLTNMSHITDPMMHLKQVYPNTLALTNETFNYSEEKSIIDISKQDDMTIIEQFYNYITDTDLSEVQSKKIKNILEDKLSKED, from the coding sequence ATGAAAATTATACATACAGCAGATTGGCATTTAGGAAAAATATTAAACGGCAAACAGTTGTTAGAGGATCAAGCATATATTTTAGATAAGTTCGTAGAGCAAATGATGATAGAAAAACCGGATGTTATTGTGATAGCAGGAGATTTATATGACACGACATATCCAAGTAAAGATGCAATTATGTTATTAGAAAGAACAATAGGTAAGCTTAATTTAGAATTAAATATACCAATTATTATAATCAGTGGGAATCATGATGGTAAAGAAAGATTGAATTATGGCGCAAGTTGGTTTGAACATAGTCAACTATACATAAGAACAGATTTTACAACGATTAAGTCACCGATAACTATTAATGAAGTGAATTTTTATACATTGCCATATGCTACTGTTAGCGAAATGAAGCATTATTTTGAAGATGAAAGTATTGAAAATCATCAACAAGGTGTCTCTAGATGTATTGATGAAATTCAACATTTACTTGATCCGAAAGCGATTAATATACTAATTGGTCATTTGACTGTACAAGGTGGTAAAACATCTGACTCAGAGAGACCGCTCACAATTGGTACGGTAGAATCAGTTCAAAAAAATGTTTTTAATGTATTTGATCATATAATGCTTGGACATTTACACCACCCATTTAGTATTAATGATAAAAAGATAAAATATAGTGGTTCATTATTACAGTATTCGTTTTCTGAAGTAGGTCAATCTAAAGGATATAGACGCATTACAATCGATGGTGATGATATCAGTGATAAATTTATACCAATAGAACCTCGCAGACAATTAGAAATTATAACAGGTGAATACAATGAAGTTATAAATGAAAAAGTTGCTGTGAAAAACAAAGAGAATTATTTTCATTTTAAACTTACGAATATGTCTCATATAACAGATCCTATGATGCATTTAAAGCAGGTTTATCCCAATACTTTAGCGCTGACTAATGAAACTTTTAATTATAGTGAAGAGAAAAGTATTATTGATATTAGTAAGCAAGATGATATGACTATCATTGAACAATTTTATAATTATATTACTGATACAGATTTATCAGAAGTTCAATCAAAAAAGATTAAAAACATTTTAGAAGATAAATTGAGCAAGGAGGATTAA
- the guaC gene encoding GMP reductase, translating to MKIFDYEDIQLIPNKCIVESRSECDTSIQFGPKTFKLPVVPANMQTVMNETLAKWFAENDYFYIMHRFDEKARVPFIKNMQDSGLFASISVGVKKSEFEFIEKLAQDKLIPEYITIDIAHGHSDSVINMIKHIKKYLPDSFVIAGNVGTPEGVRELENAGADATKVGIGPGRVCITKIKTGFGTGGWQLSALNLCSKAARKPLIADGGIRTHGDIAKSIRFGASMVMIGSLFAAHEESPGETVELDGKQYKEYFGSASEFQKGEHKNVEGKKMFVEHKGSLFDTLNEMQQDLQSSISYAGGKDLKSLRTVDYVIVRNSIFNGDRD from the coding sequence GTGAAAATATTTGATTATGAAGATATTCAGTTAATACCGAATAAATGTATCGTTGAAAGCAGATCTGAATGTGATACATCGATTCAATTTGGACCTAAGACATTTAAACTACCTGTAGTTCCTGCGAATATGCAAACAGTTATGAATGAAACATTAGCAAAATGGTTTGCAGAAAATGATTATTTCTATATCATGCATCGTTTTGACGAAAAAGCTAGAGTACCTTTTATTAAAAATATGCAAGATTCAGGTTTATTTGCATCAATTTCAGTAGGTGTAAAGAAATCAGAATTTGAATTTATTGAAAAATTAGCTCAAGATAAATTGATACCAGAATATATAACAATAGATATTGCCCATGGACATTCTGATTCAGTAATTAATATGATAAAACATATAAAAAAATATTTACCTGATAGCTTTGTTATTGCAGGTAATGTTGGTACGCCTGAAGGTGTCAGAGAATTAGAAAATGCCGGTGCGGATGCTACAAAAGTTGGTATTGGTCCTGGTAGAGTTTGTATTACAAAAATTAAAACTGGCTTTGGTACAGGAGGTTGGCAGCTATCAGCATTAAATTTATGTAGTAAAGCAGCACGTAAACCTTTAATTGCTGATGGTGGTATTAGAACACATGGTGATATCGCTAAATCTATTCGATTTGGGGCATCAATGGTGATGATTGGTTCACTTTTTGCTGCACATGAAGAATCTCCAGGTGAGACAGTTGAACTTGATGGCAAACAGTATAAAGAATATTTTGGAAGCGCATCGGAATTTCAAAAAGGTGAACATAAAAATGTTGAAGGTAAGAAAATGTTTGTAGAACATAAAGGTTCATTATTTGATACTTTAAATGAAATGCAACAAGATTTACAAAGTTCAATTTCTTATGCCGGTGGAAAAGACTTGAAATCATTACGTACTGTAGATTATGTTATTGTAAGAAACTCTATTTTTAATGGAGATAGAGATTAA
- a CDS encoding DUF1453 family protein: protein MLYLIFSIVVALFMGTMVIVIRMKAQNYPVNEKKIILPPFFMSTGALMYVVPYFRLTGSEMLEAFIIGLLFSTVLIWTSRFEVKGTEIYMKRSKAFPVILISLLIIRTVMKIFISNEIDPGELGGMFFLLAFCMIVPWRLAMLYKYKKLKKTLIN from the coding sequence GTGCTCTACTTAATATTTTCAATAGTTGTAGCTTTATTTATGGGAACAATGGTTATAGTTATCCGTATGAAAGCTCAAAATTATCCGGTAAATGAGAAAAAAATAATTTTGCCACCGTTCTTTATGTCAACGGGTGCCTTAATGTATGTTGTACCTTATTTTAGACTTACTGGGTCTGAAATGTTAGAAGCTTTTATCATTGGTTTGTTATTCTCTACAGTTCTAATATGGACATCTCGTTTTGAAGTTAAAGGTACAGAGATTTATATGAAACGTTCAAAAGCATTTCCGGTCATTTTAATTTCTTTACTTATTATTCGTACTGTGATGAAGATATTTATTAGTAATGAAATTGACCCAGGAGAGTTGGGCGGAATGTTCTTTTTATTAGCATTTTGTATGATTGTACCTTGGAGATTAGCAATGCTATATAAATATAAAAAATTAAAGAAAACATTAATCAATTAA